In Pongo abelii isolate AG06213 chromosome 5, NHGRI_mPonAbe1-v2.0_pri, whole genome shotgun sequence, a single genomic region encodes these proteins:
- the FOXO3 gene encoding forkhead box protein O3 isoform X2, whose product MRVQNEGTGKSSWWIINPDGGKSGKAPRRRAVSMDNSNKYTKSRGRAAKKKAALQTAPESADDSPSQLSKWPGSPTSRSSDELDAWTDFRSRTNSNASTVSGRLSPIMASTELDEVQDDDAPLSPMLYSSSASLSPSVSKPCTVELPRLTDMAGTMNLNDGLTENLMDDLLDNITLPPSQPSPTGGLMQRSSSFPYTTKGSGLGSPTSSFNSTVFGPSSLNSLRQSPMQTIQENKPATFSSMSHYGNQTLQDLLTSDSLSHSDVMMTQSDPLMSQASTAVSAQNSRRNVMLRNDPMMSFAAQPNQGSLVNQNLLHHQHQTQGALGGSRALSNSVSNMGLSESSSLGSAKHQQQSPVSQSMQTLSDSLSGSSLYSTSANLPVMGHEKFPSDLDLDMFNGSLECDMESIIRSELMDADGLDFNFDSLISTQNVVGLNVGNFTGAKQASSQSWVPG is encoded by the coding sequence ATGCGGGTCCAGAATGAGGGAACTGGCAAGAGCTCTTGGTGGATCATCAACCCTGATGGGGGGAAGAGCGGAAAAGCCCCCCGGCGGCGGGCTGTCTCCATGGACAACAGCAACAAGTATACCAAGAGCCGTGGCCGCGCAGCCAAGAAGAAGGCAGCCCTGCAGACAGCCCCCGAATCAGCTGACGACAGTCCCTCCCAGCTCTCCAAGTGGCCTGGCAGCCCCACGTCACGCAGCAGTGATGAGCTGGATGCGTGGACGGACTTCCGTTCACGCACCAATTCTAACGCCAGCACAGTCAGTGGCCGCCTGTCACCCATCATGGCAAGCACAGAGTTGGATGAAGTCCAGGACGACGATGCGCCTCTCTCGCCCATGCTCTACAGCAGCTCAGCCAGCCTGTCACCTTCAGTAAGCAAGCCGTGCACGGTGGAACTGCCACGGCTGACTGATATGGCGGGCACCATGAATCTGAATGATGGGCTGACTGAAAACCTCATGGACGACCTGCTGGATAACATCACGCTCCCGCCATCCCAGCCATCGCCCACTGGGGGACTCATGCAGCGGAGCTCTAGCTTCCCATATACCACCAAGGGCTCAGGCCTGGGCTCCCCAACCAGCTCCTTTAACAGCACGGTGTTTGGACCTTCATCTCTGAACTCCCTACGCCAGTCTCCCATGCAGACCATTCAAGAGAACAAGCCAGCTACCTTCTCTTCCATGTCACACTATGGTAACCAGACACTCCAGGACCTGCTCACTTCGGACTCACTTAGCCACAGCGATGTCATGATGACACAGTCGGACCCCTTGATGTCTCAGGCCAGCACCGCTGTGTCTGCCCAGAATTCCCGCCGGAACGTGATGCTTCGCAATGATCCGATGATGTCCTTTGCTGCCCAGCCTAACCAGGGAAGTTTGGTCAATCAGAACTTGCTCCACCACCAGCACCAAACCCAGGGCGCTCTTGGTGGCAGCCGTGCCTTGTCGAATTCTGTCAGCAACATGGGCTTGAGTGAGTCCAGCAGCCTTGGGTCAGCCAAACACCAGCAGCAGTCTCCTGTCAGCCAGTCTATGCAAACCCTCTCGGACTCTCTCTCAGGCTCCTCCTTGTACTCAACTAGTGCAAACCTGCCCGTCATGGGCCATGAGAAGTTCCCCAGCGACTTGGACCTGGACATGTTCAATGGGAGCTTGGAATGTGACATGGAGTCCATTATCCGTAGTGAACTCATGGATGCTGATGGGTTGGATTTTAACTTTGATTCCCTCATCTCCACACAGAATGTTGTTGGTTTGAACGTGGGGAACTTCACTGGTGCTAAGCAGGCCTCATCTCAGAGCTGGGTGCCAGGCTGA